The genomic interval AGTGATGGCATAAAGTTGATTTTTCTTTTTTTCTGATAACTTTAAGATTTTAAGCTTTGTTTTAAAAATGTTACGTTTTAACTTTATAAGTTATTAAACAAATGCCCGTAAACATGAAAATCTTTAAAGTATTAGCACTTTTAATTCCTTTTTTAAGTTTTGCTCAAGAAGGAAATATTAAGTCTCTCGATATTAATTTAAGTAATTATGAATATCCTTTTCCTGTTCATTTTTTAGAATTAAGCAATCAGCGTCAAGCGCTTAAGATGGCTTATATGGATATAAAACCAGATAATTACAATAATAAAAACATTGTTCTCCTTCATGGAAAAAACTTCAATGGCGCATATTGGGAAACAACTATTAAAGCTTTAACAAAAGAAGGATTTCGTGTAATTGTTCCCGATCAGATTGGTTTTGGAAAATCTACAAAACCAGATAATTTCCAATATACTTTTCAGCAATTAGCTCAGAATACAAAGCAACTTTTAGATCATTTAGGAATTCAAAAATCAGCTATTTTAGGTCATTCTATGGGCGGAATGCTCGCAACTCGTTTTGCATTGATGTATCCTGAAACTACAGAAAAGCTAATTTTAGAAAACCCAATTGGGTTGGAAGACTGGAAGTTAATTGTACCATACAAACCTGTTGATTGGTGGTACGAATCGGAATTAAAACAAAATTACGAAGGCATCAAAAAATACCAAATGGCAAATTATTATGACGGAAAATGGAATGCCGATTATCAAAAATGGGCTGAACTTGGCGCTGGCTGGACAACAGCTCCCGACTATAATAAAGTGGCTTGGAATTCTGCTCTTCTTTATGATATGATTTTTACGCAACCTGTTTTATACGAATTTAAAAATATCAAAAGTCCGACGCTTTTAATTATTGGAACGAGAGATAAAACGGCTTTAGGAAAACCTTTGGTTTCGGCAGAAATTCAAAAAACAATGGGAAATTATGCCGAATTGGGCAAAAAAACACAAAAAGCCATTCCGAATTCAAAATTAACAGAAATTCCAAATACAGGACATTTACCGCATATCGAATCTTTTGATTCATTTATAAAAGCATTAATCGTATTTTTGAAATAAAAACTTTTTTTTATTTGCCACGAATTACACTAATTCACACTAATTTTATTGCGCTTAAAGGAAAAATTAATTCGTTTGAATTCGTGTAATTCGTGCCAAAATCTAAAATCTAAAATCAACAATCTAAAATTAAAAATATGTTTACAATAGAACAAATAAAAGAAGCTCACTCAAAAGTAAAATCTGGTGCAGATTTTCCAAATTACATTCAGGATTTAATTATTTTAGGGGTAAAAGGATATGATACTTACGTTCATGACGGAAGCGTTATTTATTTCGGTTTAAACAATTATACTGCTGAAGCTGAAGAAAAATATCCTGAAATCAAAGTTGCTGATTTTTCAAACAAAGAACTTTTTATTGAATTTTTGGTAAAACACCAGCACGGCGAAACCGACTATATGACTTTCTGCAAACATTGCGCACAAAGCGGAATTGCAAAATGGCGTGTTGATATTGTTGAAATGACTTGCACTTATTTTGATAAATCTGAAAATGAAATTTTGATCGAAAAAATTCCAAGTTAATTCATGTTTATTTTCAATCAAAATAAAACCGCTTTTAAGAAATCTATTGTATTTTTTATTTTAATGATTTCTTTTTCAAGTTTTTCTCAGAACAAAAAAGAAAATCCAAAATTTAAAGTAATTGCTTTTTATACGGCAAAAAACGATCAGGCACACATCAGTTTTGTGCATGAAGCGAATAAATATTTCCCAAAACTAGCTGCCGAAAATCATTTTCAATATGATTCAACCAGCAATTGGGAGAATTTAAATTCAAATTTTCTAGCGAAATATCAAGTTGTTTTATTTTTAGACACACGCCCAGAAAAAAAAGAACAGCGCGAAGCTTTTCAAAAATATATGGAAAACGGAGGCGGTTTCATCGGATTTCACTTTTCGGCATTTGCATTAAATGATTCCAGCTATAATCAGGATTGGAACTGGTATCATAATACTTTTTTAGGATCTGGAGAATATGGAAGCAATACTTGGAAACCAACATCGGCAGTTTTACGAGTAGAAAATCAGCATCCGGTGACTAAAAATATTCCTAAAACTTTCACTTCTGCACCAAACGAATGGTATAGATGGTCGAATGATTTAACCAAAAACCCGGATATCGAAATTTTATTAGCAATTGACGAATCTAGTTTTCCGTTAGGAACTGGCCCAAAAGCGCATGAAATCTGGCACAGCGGTTATTACCCTGTTGTTTGGACCAATAAAAAATACAAAATGCTGTACGTAAATATGGGACACAATGATATTGATTATGAAGGTGGAACAAACAAAACCTTGTCGTACACTTTTGAAAATAAAACGCAAAGTCAATTAATTTTGAATGCCCTTCTTTGGATGGGAAATTCGAAGAAAAAATAAAAAAATGAAACCTATATCACCTTTAATTTCTGCCGAAGAATTAGTTTCTGCTTCAAATATTATTTTAGTTGATGCTCGAGCTGGTGCAAATGCTTTTGAAAACTATCAGAATGAACATTTAAAAGGAGCTCGTTTTGTAGATTTAAATCGTGATTTGGCTTCCATTTCAGAAAATCCAGCCAACGGAGGAAGACATCCTTTGCCGTCTGCAGAAGATTTTTCTAAAACACTTTCTTCTCTCGGAATTTTACCTTCAAGTCATGTTGTTGTTTACGATGATAAAAACGGCTCGAACTTCGCAGCAAGATTCTGGTGGATGATGCGTGCCATTGGACATGAAAAAATTCAGGTTTTAAATGGCGGTTATCAAGTTGCAATTCAAGCAGGTTTTCCAACAAATTCTGGAGTTGAATATTTTGGAAAAACTACATATCCTTTTCAGGAATGGAAACTACCCTTATCTGATATTGACGAAGTCGAAAAAGCTCGCAAAAACAATCAAAATATTGTGATTGATGTTCGTGACAAAAACAGATATGACGGCTTAACAGAACCTCTAGATTTAATTGCAGGACATATTCCTGGTGCGGTAAACGTTCCTTTAACTGAAAATTTAGACGAAAATGGATTTTTTAAATCTGCTGCTGAATTGGCTCAAAAATATAAGGCTGTAATTGGAGACAAAAAATCAGAGAATATAATTGTGCATTGCGGTTCGGGCGTTACAGCTTGCCATACTTTATTGGCAATGGATTATGCAGGACTTCCAATTCCTAAATTATATGTAGGTTCTTGGAGTGAATGGTCCAGAAATGATCGAGAAATGACAACAAAAAATTAGAATAGAAATTATATATTGTCACAGATTAAAGGATTATAAAGATTAATCACGCTAATCTGAAATCTGTGACAAAAAAATAAAAAATTACAATGCAACATTGGGATATACTTTTATCAAATCAGGTAAATAAAAAGGCTTTTATAGAAAATATATTAAACGGAGAAGCAAAAGGTGAATTAGCTATTTTTAATAATCAGAAAGGAATTCTGTTTTCTGATATTGCAATAGAAAAATTCATCGAAAAAGAATTTCAATACGACAGCGTTGAAGCCTCTAAAAGCTCAAACAGACAGCTTAGAACTTTTTCTTCTGGAGAACGCAAAAAAGAGTTTTTAAAATATTGCATCGATCAAAAACCAGATTTTATCATTTTTGACAATCCATTTGATCATCTCGATCAAGCTTCAAGAGTTGTTTTAGCTGATTCTTTAAAAGATCTTATCAACGATATTGCTATTATTCAGCTTTTAAACCGTACTGTAGATGTCCTTGAATTTGTTCCGAACAAAGCCCAAATTAAAGACAATACATTTGAACTGCATCCAATTTTAAAAACCGAAAATCATTTTAAAACTCTTAATACAGCTGCAATTCCAAAAGCTATTGAACCAATTTCCTTTCACGAAAGTGTATTAATAAAATTAGATGGTGTTTCGGTAAGTTACGAAGAACGAAAGATCCTTAACAACATTTCTTGGACTATTAAACAAGGTGAATTCTGGCAATTAATCGGACCAAATGGTTCTGGAAAAAGCACTATTTTATCTCTGATTACAGGCGATAATCCAAAAGGTTTTGGACAAAATTTATTTTTGTTCGGGAGAAAAAAAGGAACAGGAGAAAGCGTTTGGGAAATTAAAAAACAAATCGGGATTTTCACCACTTCAATGACCGATTTATTTCAAAAAGGACATACGTTAGAACAAATGATTCTTTCGGGATTCTTCGACCAAATCGGACTTTACACCGAACCTTCAACACATCAAAAAAACATAGTTACGCAATGGCTTGAAGTGATTGAAATGACACATTTACGTAAAAAACGTTTCATCGATTTATCTATTGGCCAACAAAGAGTTGCCTTAATAGTTCGTGCTGTTTTAAAACATCCGCCATTATTAATTTTAGACGAACCTGTTGAAGGTTTAGACGACGAAAATGTTGATTTAGTAATTCAATTAATCAACACCATAAAACAAGAAACCAATGTGAGCATTATTTACGTTTCGCACCGAATTGAACAAGGCCTCGCTCCTACTTCAGTTTTCGAACTTTTACCATCAGAAACTGGATCAATAGGAAAAATAAAATACCATTCGGAATTGAATTAAAAGTGAATTAGAAAATGAGATAATCTGTCAATTAGAAAATTTATCTACAGAACCCAAAGCATATCTGTAGAGACGCACTGCAGTGCGTCTACGCAAAGAATATTGCAACGATAATAAATTATGACAAAACAAAAAAAGCTCCCAAAAGGAGCTTTTTTATATTTAAGTAAATTATCTAATTTTCTAATTGACAAATTCTCTAATTATTCTTCGTCTTCCACATTATGCGATTTCACATAATTACGCCATTTCTCGATACAATCCTGAAAATCTTGAGGCAATTCCGTATCAAAACGCATTAATTCACCCGTATTTGGATGAACAAAGCCAAGCGTTTTTGCATGCAGCGCCTGACGAGGTAAAGCTTTAAAACAATTTTCTATAAACTGTTTGTATTTTGTAAAAGTCGTTCCCTTTAGAATCAAATGTCCGCCGTAACGTTCATCATTAAATAAAGGATGACCGATATGTTTCATGTGCGCACGAATCTGGTGCGTTCTTCCTGTTTCCAGTTTGCAAGAAATAAGAGTTACATAACCAAAACGTTCTAAAACTTTATAATGCGTAATCGCTGGTTTTCCAATTTCAGGATCGGCAAAAACTGCCATTTGCATACGGTCTTTTAGATGTCTTGCTAGATTTCCTTCAATTGTTCCGCTATCAG from Flavobacterium sp. YJ01 carries:
- a CDS encoding alpha/beta hydrolase; amino-acid sequence: MKIFKVLALLIPFLSFAQEGNIKSLDINLSNYEYPFPVHFLELSNQRQALKMAYMDIKPDNYNNKNIVLLHGKNFNGAYWETTIKALTKEGFRVIVPDQIGFGKSTKPDNFQYTFQQLAQNTKQLLDHLGIQKSAILGHSMGGMLATRFALMYPETTEKLILENPIGLEDWKLIVPYKPVDWWYESELKQNYEGIKKYQMANYYDGKWNADYQKWAELGAGWTTAPDYNKVAWNSALLYDMIFTQPVLYEFKNIKSPTLLIIGTRDKTALGKPLVSAEIQKTMGNYAELGKKTQKAIPNSKLTEIPNTGHLPHIESFDSFIKALIVFLK
- a CDS encoding DUF1398 family protein — protein: MFTIEQIKEAHSKVKSGADFPNYIQDLIILGVKGYDTYVHDGSVIYFGLNNYTAEAEEKYPEIKVADFSNKELFIEFLVKHQHGETDYMTFCKHCAQSGIAKWRVDIVEMTCTYFDKSENEILIEKIPS
- a CDS encoding ThuA domain-containing protein, which codes for MFIFNQNKTAFKKSIVFFILMISFSSFSQNKKENPKFKVIAFYTAKNDQAHISFVHEANKYFPKLAAENHFQYDSTSNWENLNSNFLAKYQVVLFLDTRPEKKEQREAFQKYMENGGGFIGFHFSAFALNDSSYNQDWNWYHNTFLGSGEYGSNTWKPTSAVLRVENQHPVTKNIPKTFTSAPNEWYRWSNDLTKNPDIEILLAIDESSFPLGTGPKAHEIWHSGYYPVVWTNKKYKMLYVNMGHNDIDYEGGTNKTLSYTFENKTQSQLILNALLWMGNSKKK
- a CDS encoding sulfurtransferase — translated: MKPISPLISAEELVSASNIILVDARAGANAFENYQNEHLKGARFVDLNRDLASISENPANGGRHPLPSAEDFSKTLSSLGILPSSHVVVYDDKNGSNFAARFWWMMRAIGHEKIQVLNGGYQVAIQAGFPTNSGVEYFGKTTYPFQEWKLPLSDIDEVEKARKNNQNIVIDVRDKNRYDGLTEPLDLIAGHIPGAVNVPLTENLDENGFFKSAAELAQKYKAVIGDKKSENIIVHCGSGVTACHTLLAMDYAGLPIPKLYVGSWSEWSRNDREMTTKN
- a CDS encoding ATP-binding cassette domain-containing protein, giving the protein MQHWDILLSNQVNKKAFIENILNGEAKGELAIFNNQKGILFSDIAIEKFIEKEFQYDSVEASKSSNRQLRTFSSGERKKEFLKYCIDQKPDFIIFDNPFDHLDQASRVVLADSLKDLINDIAIIQLLNRTVDVLEFVPNKAQIKDNTFELHPILKTENHFKTLNTAAIPKAIEPISFHESVLIKLDGVSVSYEERKILNNISWTIKQGEFWQLIGPNGSGKSTILSLITGDNPKGFGQNLFLFGRKKGTGESVWEIKKQIGIFTTSMTDLFQKGHTLEQMILSGFFDQIGLYTEPSTHQKNIVTQWLEVIEMTHLRKKRFIDLSIGQQRVALIVRAVLKHPPLLILDEPVEGLDDENVDLVIQLINTIKQETNVSIIYVSHRIEQGLAPTSVFELLPSETGSIGKIKYHSELN